The Populus alba chromosome 4, ASM523922v2, whole genome shotgun sequence genome contains a region encoding:
- the LOC118038744 gene encoding uncharacterized protein, with the protein MHSLKTQLKNKWDGCKKDWRIWNKLVSETGVGWNSEIGTIAASDEWWKQKIQEIRGAKKFRHVGIEPSLKNKFDRMYSNIVATGAFAWAPSSGVPASSGVDPGTSNADIADDGLEEGSGDSEEDVIPDFCTDMARMVGEINMSTSSNTKSSGKRKERDHADVRCRKKKTSGIGVQLLTRCNNLLESMSTKSDSTSINMDREGCSIPR; encoded by the exons ATGCATTCACtaaaaacacaattgaaaaacaaatgggatggATGCAAAAAGGATTGGAGGATATGGAATAAGTTGGTTTCTGAAACCGGTGTTGGCTGGAATAGTGAAATAGGCACAATTGCAGCTAGTGATGAGTGGtggaaacaaaaaattcag gAAATTAGAGGAGCCAAAAAATTCAGACATGTCGGTATTGAGCCCTCtttgaagaataaatttgaCCGAATGTATTCCAACATTGTCGCAACTGGAGCGTTTGCATGGGCTCCTTCATCAGGTGTTCCTGCCAGCAGTGGTGTTGATCCTGGTACAAGCAATGCCGACATTGCTGATGATGGTTTGGAAGAGGGCAGCGGTGATTCAGAGGAAGATGTGATTCCAGATTTCTGCACTGACATGGCTCGAATGGTTGGAGAGATAAATATGTCTACCAGCAGCAATACAAAAAGCagcggcaaaagaaaagaacGAGATCATGCCGATGTGCGatgtagaaagaaaaaaacatctgGAATTGGTGTTCAGCTGCTGACAAGGTGCAATAATCTTCTTGAGAGTATGTCGACCAAGAGTGATTCGACGTCTATTAATATGGATCGCGAAGGTTGTAGCATCCCGAGGTGA